The following proteins are encoded in a genomic region of Hippopotamus amphibius kiboko isolate mHipAmp2 chromosome 8, mHipAmp2.hap2, whole genome shotgun sequence:
- the TPST2 gene encoding protein-tyrosine sulfotransferase 2 isoform X3, which yields MRLSVRRALLAAGFALVLVLAVQLGQQVLECRAVLGGPRGPRRVMRPEQEDLVMVGTDRVEYRYGKTMPLIFVGGVPRSGTTLMRAMLDAHPEVRCGEETRIIPRVLAMRQAWSKSGREKLRLDEAGVTDEVLDAAMQAFILEVIAKHGEPARVLCNKDPFTLKSSVYLSRLFPNSKFLLMVRDGRASVHSMITRKVTIAGFDLSSYRDCLTKWNKAIEVMYAQCMEVGKDKCLPVYYEQLVLHPRRSLKLILDFLGIAWSDAVLHHEDLIGKPGGVSLSKIERSTDQVIKPVNLEALSKWTGHIPGDVLRDMAQIAPMLARLGYDPYANPPNYGNPDPIVINNTHRFPNQGSIPCSLQWKCGVLTTGPPGKSLPP from the exons ATGCGCCTGTCGGTGCGGAGGGCACTGCTGGCAGCCGGCTTCGCCCTTGTCCTGGTGCTGGCGGTCCAGCTGGGGCAGCAGGTGCTGGAGTGCCGGGCGGTGCTGGGGGGCCCGCGGGGCCCCCGGCGGGTCATGCGGCCGGAGCAGGAGGACCTGGTGATGGTGGGCACGGACCGCGTGGAGTACCGCTACGGCAAGACCATGCCGCTCATCTTTGTGGGCGGCGTGCCCCGGAGCGGCACCACGCTGATGCGCGCCATGCTGGACGCCCACCCCGAGGTGCGCTGCGGCGAGGAGACCCGCATCATCCCCCGCGTGCTGGCCATGCGCCAGGCCTGGTCCAAGTCCGGCCGGGAGAAGCTGCGGCTGGACGAGGCCGGTGTGACGGACGAGGTGCTGGACGCCGCCATGCAGGCCTTCATCCTGGAGGTGATCGCCAAGCACGGCGAGCCGGCCCGCGTCCTCTGCAACAAAGACCCCTTCACGCTCAAGTCCTCCGTCTACCTGTCGCGCCTCTTCCCCAACTCCAAGTTTCTGCTGATGGTGCGGGACGGCCGCGCCTCCGTGCACTCCATGATCACCCGCAAGGTCACCATCGCCGGCTTTGACCTCAGCAGCTACCGCGACTGCCTCACCAAGTGGAACAAGGCCATCGAGGTGATGTACGCCCAGTGCATGGAGGTGGGCAAGGACAAGTGCCTGCCCGTGTACTACGAGCAGCTGGTGCTGCACCCCCGGCGCTCCCTCAAGCTCATCCTGGACTTCCTTGGCATCGCCTGGAGTGATGCCGTCCTGCACCACGAGGACCTCATCGGCAAGCCCGGCGGCGTCTCCCTGTCCAA GATCGAGCGATCCACAGACCAGGTCATCAAGCCCGTGAACCTGGAAGCTCTCTCCAAGTGGACTGGCCACATCCCTGGGGATGTGTTGAGGGACATGGCCCAGATCGCCCCCATGCTGGCCCGGCTCGGCTACGACCCCTATGCGAACCCGCCCAACTACGGCAACCCGGACCCCATCGTCATCAACAACACACACCGG ttccccaaccagggatcgatcccgtgctccctgcagtggaagtgcggagtcttaaccactggaccaccagggaagtccctgcccccgTAA
- the TPST2 gene encoding protein-tyrosine sulfotransferase 2 isoform X2 codes for MRLSVRRALLAAGFALVLVLAVQLGQQVLECRAVLGGPRGPRRVMRPEQEDLVMVGTDRVEYRYGKTMPLIFVGGVPRSGTTLMRAMLDAHPEVRCGEETRIIPRVLAMRQAWSKSGREKLRLDEAGVTDEVLDAAMQAFILEVIAKHGEPARVLCNKDPFTLKSSVYLSRLFPNSKFLLMVRDGRASVHSMITRKVTIAGFDLSSYRDCLTKWNKAIEVMYAQCMEVGKDKCLPVYYEQLVLHPRRSLKLILDFLGIAWSDAVLHHEDLIGKPGGVSLSKIERSTDQVIKPVNLEALSKWTGHIPGDVLRDMAQIAPMLARLGYDPYANPPNYGNPDPIVINNTHRVLRGDYKTPANLKGYFQVNLNSTSSHLGSS; via the exons ATGCGCCTGTCGGTGCGGAGGGCACTGCTGGCAGCCGGCTTCGCCCTTGTCCTGGTGCTGGCGGTCCAGCTGGGGCAGCAGGTGCTGGAGTGCCGGGCGGTGCTGGGGGGCCCGCGGGGCCCCCGGCGGGTCATGCGGCCGGAGCAGGAGGACCTGGTGATGGTGGGCACGGACCGCGTGGAGTACCGCTACGGCAAGACCATGCCGCTCATCTTTGTGGGCGGCGTGCCCCGGAGCGGCACCACGCTGATGCGCGCCATGCTGGACGCCCACCCCGAGGTGCGCTGCGGCGAGGAGACCCGCATCATCCCCCGCGTGCTGGCCATGCGCCAGGCCTGGTCCAAGTCCGGCCGGGAGAAGCTGCGGCTGGACGAGGCCGGTGTGACGGACGAGGTGCTGGACGCCGCCATGCAGGCCTTCATCCTGGAGGTGATCGCCAAGCACGGCGAGCCGGCCCGCGTCCTCTGCAACAAAGACCCCTTCACGCTCAAGTCCTCCGTCTACCTGTCGCGCCTCTTCCCCAACTCCAAGTTTCTGCTGATGGTGCGGGACGGCCGCGCCTCCGTGCACTCCATGATCACCCGCAAGGTCACCATCGCCGGCTTTGACCTCAGCAGCTACCGCGACTGCCTCACCAAGTGGAACAAGGCCATCGAGGTGATGTACGCCCAGTGCATGGAGGTGGGCAAGGACAAGTGCCTGCCCGTGTACTACGAGCAGCTGGTGCTGCACCCCCGGCGCTCCCTCAAGCTCATCCTGGACTTCCTTGGCATCGCCTGGAGTGATGCCGTCCTGCACCACGAGGACCTCATCGGCAAGCCCGGCGGCGTCTCCCTGTCCAA GATCGAGCGATCCACAGACCAGGTCATCAAGCCCGTGAACCTGGAAGCTCTCTCCAAGTGGACTGGCCACATCCCTGGGGATGTGTTGAGGGACATGGCCCAGATCGCCCCCATGCTGGCCCGGCTCGGCTACGACCCCTATGCGAACCCGCCCAACTACGGCAACCCGGACCCCATCGTCATCAACAACACACACCGG gtCTTGAGAGGGGACTATAAAACACCAGCCAATCTGAAAGGATATTTTCAG
- the TPST2 gene encoding protein-tyrosine sulfotransferase 2 isoform X4 has translation MRLSVRRALLAAGFALVLVLAVQLGQQVLECRAVLGGPRGPRRVMRPEQEDLVMVGTDRVEYRYGKTMPLIFVGGVPRSGTTLMRAMLDAHPEVRCGEETRIIPRVLAMRQAWSKSGREKLRLDEAGVTDEVLDAAMQAFILEVIAKHGEPARVLCNKDPFTLKSSVYLSRLFPNSKFLLMVRDGRASVHSMITRKVTIAGFDLSSYRDCLTKWNKAIEVMYAQCMEVGKDKCLPVYYEQLVLHPRRSLKLILDFLGIAWSDAVLHHEDLIGKPGGVSLSKIERSTDQVIKPVNLEALSKWTGHIPGDVLRDMAQIAPMLARLGYDPYANPPNYGNPDPIVINNTHRVNLNSTSSHLGSS, from the exons ATGCGCCTGTCGGTGCGGAGGGCACTGCTGGCAGCCGGCTTCGCCCTTGTCCTGGTGCTGGCGGTCCAGCTGGGGCAGCAGGTGCTGGAGTGCCGGGCGGTGCTGGGGGGCCCGCGGGGCCCCCGGCGGGTCATGCGGCCGGAGCAGGAGGACCTGGTGATGGTGGGCACGGACCGCGTGGAGTACCGCTACGGCAAGACCATGCCGCTCATCTTTGTGGGCGGCGTGCCCCGGAGCGGCACCACGCTGATGCGCGCCATGCTGGACGCCCACCCCGAGGTGCGCTGCGGCGAGGAGACCCGCATCATCCCCCGCGTGCTGGCCATGCGCCAGGCCTGGTCCAAGTCCGGCCGGGAGAAGCTGCGGCTGGACGAGGCCGGTGTGACGGACGAGGTGCTGGACGCCGCCATGCAGGCCTTCATCCTGGAGGTGATCGCCAAGCACGGCGAGCCGGCCCGCGTCCTCTGCAACAAAGACCCCTTCACGCTCAAGTCCTCCGTCTACCTGTCGCGCCTCTTCCCCAACTCCAAGTTTCTGCTGATGGTGCGGGACGGCCGCGCCTCCGTGCACTCCATGATCACCCGCAAGGTCACCATCGCCGGCTTTGACCTCAGCAGCTACCGCGACTGCCTCACCAAGTGGAACAAGGCCATCGAGGTGATGTACGCCCAGTGCATGGAGGTGGGCAAGGACAAGTGCCTGCCCGTGTACTACGAGCAGCTGGTGCTGCACCCCCGGCGCTCCCTCAAGCTCATCCTGGACTTCCTTGGCATCGCCTGGAGTGATGCCGTCCTGCACCACGAGGACCTCATCGGCAAGCCCGGCGGCGTCTCCCTGTCCAA GATCGAGCGATCCACAGACCAGGTCATCAAGCCCGTGAACCTGGAAGCTCTCTCCAAGTGGACTGGCCACATCCCTGGGGATGTGTTGAGGGACATGGCCCAGATCGCCCCCATGCTGGCCCGGCTCGGCTACGACCCCTATGCGAACCCGCCCAACTACGGCAACCCGGACCCCATCGTCATCAACAACACACACCGG